From a region of the Nitrospira sp. genome:
- a CDS encoding Hpt domain-containing protein: MPDSPEHSQATILVHISQDLEPIVPGFLANRRRDLVTIEACLKQSDFNTIRMLGHRMKGDGGGYGFDHISAIGDRLEQAAIAQDPAAVTAQVADLKDFLVKVTVIYTP, encoded by the coding sequence ATGCCAGACAGTCCAGAACACAGCCAGGCCACCATTCTCGTCCACATCAGTCAGGACCTCGAACCGATCGTCCCGGGATTCCTGGCCAATCGCCGGCGGGATCTCGTGACAATCGAAGCCTGCCTGAAACAAAGCGACTTCAACACCATTCGCATGCTGGGCCATCGGATGAAAGGTGACGGCGGGGGATACGGCTTTGATCATATCAGTGCGATCGGCGACCGACTGGAACAAGCCGCCATCGCACAAGATCCTGCGGCAGTCACCGCACAGGTGGCAGACCTGAAAGACTTCCTCGTAAAGGTGACCGTCATCTACACTCCGTAG